One window of Cryptosporangium phraense genomic DNA carries:
- the ccrA gene encoding crotonyl-CoA carboxylase/reductase → MKQILEAILSDELDAVAGLEVPESYRGVVVRKDEVDMFAGRTTREKDPRESLHVQDVATPELGPGEALVAVMASAVNYNTVWTSIFEPLSTFGFLERYGRLSPLTKRHDLPYHVVGSDLAGVVLRTGPGVNLWKPGDEVVAHCLSVELESYEGHDDTMLDPEQRIWGFETNFGGLADLALVKANQLMPKPDHLSWEEAASPGLVNSTAYRQLVSKNGAAMKLGDTVLIWGASGGLGSYATQMVLASGATPVCVVSSADKADIVRSMGAELVIDRNAEGYSFWKDEHNQDPREWRRFGAKIRELTGGKDPDIVFEHPGRETFGASVFVARKGGTVVTCASTSGYLHQFDNRYLWMNLKRIIGSHFANYREAYLANDLIATGKIHPTLSKVYPLEQTGQAAFDVHQNLHQGKVGVLCLAPEEGLGVRDQEKRHRHLDAINRFRSR, encoded by the coding sequence GTGAAGCAGATCCTGGAAGCGATCCTGTCCGACGAACTCGACGCCGTAGCCGGCCTGGAGGTCCCCGAGTCCTACCGGGGCGTCGTCGTCCGGAAGGACGAAGTGGACATGTTCGCGGGCCGGACGACCCGCGAGAAGGACCCGCGCGAGTCGCTGCACGTCCAGGACGTGGCGACGCCGGAGCTGGGCCCGGGCGAGGCGCTGGTCGCGGTGATGGCGTCCGCGGTCAACTACAACACGGTGTGGACGTCGATCTTCGAGCCGCTCTCGACGTTCGGGTTCCTGGAGCGGTACGGCCGGCTCTCGCCGCTGACCAAGCGTCACGATCTGCCGTACCACGTCGTCGGCTCGGACCTGGCCGGCGTCGTCCTGCGCACCGGGCCCGGCGTCAACCTGTGGAAGCCCGGCGACGAGGTCGTCGCGCACTGCCTCTCGGTGGAGCTGGAGTCCTACGAGGGGCACGACGACACGATGCTCGACCCCGAGCAGCGGATCTGGGGCTTCGAGACGAACTTCGGCGGCCTGGCCGACCTGGCGCTGGTGAAGGCCAACCAGCTGATGCCCAAGCCCGACCATCTCTCCTGGGAGGAGGCGGCCAGCCCCGGGCTGGTGAACTCCACCGCCTACCGGCAGCTGGTCAGTAAGAACGGTGCGGCGATGAAGCTCGGCGACACCGTGTTGATCTGGGGCGCCTCGGGCGGCCTGGGGTCGTACGCCACCCAGATGGTGCTGGCCTCGGGCGCCACGCCGGTCTGCGTGGTCTCGTCGGCCGACAAGGCCGACATCGTCCGGTCGATGGGCGCCGAGCTGGTGATCGACCGGAACGCGGAGGGCTACTCGTTCTGGAAGGACGAGCACAACCAGGACCCGCGCGAGTGGCGACGGTTCGGCGCGAAGATTCGCGAACTCACCGGCGGCAAAGACCCCGACATCGTGTTCGAGCACCCGGGCCGCGAGACGTTCGGTGCGAGCGTCTTCGTTGCACGAAAAGGTGGAACGGTCGTCACGTGCGCGTCGACGTCCGGATATCTGCACCAGTTCGACAACCGTTACCTCTGGATGAACCTGAAGCGGATCATCGGGTCGCATTTCGCCAACTACCGCGAGGCCTATCTGGCCAACGATCTGATTGCCACCGGAAAGATTCATCCGACGCTCTCGAAGGTCTACCCGCTCGAGCAGACCGGCCAGGCCGCGTTCGACGTCCACCAGAACCTCCACCAGGGAAAGGTCGGCGTGCTGTGCCTCGCTCCCGAGGAGGGGCTCGGGGTCCGGGACCAGGAGAAGCGGCACCGACACCTCGACGCGATCAACCGTTTCCGGTCGCGTTAG
- the mce gene encoding methylmalonyl-CoA epimerase translates to MAIRRIDHVGIAVPDLDEALAFYEKTFGLVAEHEEVNEEQGVREAMLVPADGDPGTARLQLLAPLRPDSAIGKFLDRSGPGIQQMAYTVDDVDETSAELRAKGLRLLYDAPRRGTAGSRINFVHPKDAGGVLVELVEPGGLDHSSDF, encoded by the coding sequence ATGGCCATTCGCCGGATCGATCACGTCGGTATCGCGGTTCCGGACCTGGACGAGGCGCTCGCGTTCTACGAGAAGACGTTCGGCCTCGTTGCCGAGCACGAGGAAGTCAACGAGGAGCAGGGCGTCCGCGAGGCCATGCTGGTCCCGGCCGACGGCGATCCCGGAACCGCCCGCCTGCAGTTGCTCGCCCCCCTGCGTCCGGATTCCGCGATCGGCAAGTTCCTCGACCGGTCGGGCCCGGGCATCCAGCAGATGGCCTACACGGTCGACGACGTCGACGAGACCAGCGCTGAGCTCCGCGCGAAAGGTCTACGCCTTCTTTATGACGCTCCGCGGCGGGGCACCGCCGGCTCGCGGATCAATTTCGTCCACCCCAAGGACGCCGGCGGCGTCCTCGTCGAGCTCGTCGAGCCTGGTGGACTGGATCACAGCTCGGACTTCTGA